Sequence from the Brachionichthys hirsutus isolate HB-005 chromosome 4, CSIRO-AGI_Bhir_v1, whole genome shotgun sequence genome:
CAACACATCTCAGACAAACACGACGCTTGGGATGAAAGGATGGTGGAAACGTTCCAGAAACATTCTGCTCATAGGCGGCGCCAGGGAGgggcagctcccacacaccacaggtaacctgcacccccccatgtgcagctcccacacaccacaggtaacctgcaccccccatgtgcagctcccacacaccacaggtaacctgcaccccccatgtgcagctcccacacaccacaggtaacctgcaccccccacgtgcagctcccacacaccacaggtaacctgcatcccccatgtgcagctcccacacaccacaggtaacctgcaccccccacgtgcagctcccacacaccacaggtaacctgcacccccccacgtgcagctcccacacaccacaggtaacctgcacccccccacgtgcagctcccacacaccacaggtaacctgcatcCCCCacgtgcagctcccacacaccacaggtaacctgcacccccccatgtgcagctcccacacaccacaggtaacctgcacccccccacgtgcagctcccacacaccacaggtatcCTGCATCCCCCacgtgcagctcccacacaccacaggtaacctgcatcCCCCacgtgcagctcccacacaccacaggtaacctgctcCCCCCCacgtgcagctcccacacaccacaggtaacctgcacccccccacgtgcagctcccacacaccacaggtatcctgcacgtcccaccgggaggagaccacggggaagacccaggacacgctggagagactatgtctctcggctggcctgggaacgcctcgggatccccccggaagagttagaggaagtggccggggagagggaagtctgggcttccctgcttaggctgctgcccccgcgacccggccccggataagcggaagaagatggatggatggagggatgtcaTTTCTGATAGAGGTGGAACCAAGGCGATCAGCTAAAGGACATGATGCTCTGGGTCTCTTCAGGAGTGGCTGAACGTTGGGAGCAGGTCCATCTCCATCCGCTTCACATTCTACATcctaaaacataaaacaagatTTTGGATGTCTCCAAATTGTCTAACCTtcgctgtccctcttattgccttatttctaatcctatccaaccttgTCTTATAAACATTATTAATAATGGAATTAAGGCGGACCATTGTAAAAGCTTACACCAAGAGTTACAATTTGTAAACATGCAagattaaattacatttacttGTATGCTTACTTGCTTTTCCATTTCTGCCACCACAGCACCAGTCAGCCTGGGGTAGGTAAGGGCAGTCTCTTCTTCAGACAGAAAGGGTCGATTCTTGAACCGCGACTCAACGGCGGATGCCATGTACAGGGTCTCCTTCTCATTGGCATATCCTTCTGACAGGTCTTGTGCTAGAGCTGCCTTGAGTTTCTTAACTGTATCTGACTCCTCAGAGTTTCATTCTGTTCTCAGGACAAGCTTGGCATGGACTGGTGCAATGACCGACAGAGTTGGCACGCTCTCCTCAGACATCACTAATGTGGCAAGATTTCTGAATAGACATTCAACTTTCTTGTACTTTAACGACAAAATTATAAATTTCCAAGTATGTCACTTGGCTTCCATCATTAAAGGAGTCACCAGTTTGACGTGTTTAGAGAGCCTGAAGGAAAACCACAATCATGTGATCAAAGGAGCCGCAAAAATAAATGACGGAAAAAGTATGTTTCACAAAAACAGACAGTATTTCTGAGCGTGCTGCTGAGCAACTGCCTAAAGGGAAGGTAAACTCAATTAAGTTAATTATGGTGATGATGACAGTTCTACTTTTGTTCTAGACATAACGTCTCACCCTTTGAAGGTACATGAAACCCATTTGTATGATATTATCTAAATGACCTGTGATCATGAAACCAGCCCAGAGCAAACACGTAACGATCACATAGGCGGAAGCAGAAAAGGCTGGCGAAGGAGTCTCAGTTCACCTGAAAGCTGGACAGGTGTCAAGATGGAAGGAGCGACGACGGAGAACAGCGTGGCGGCCATGGCAGCCTGCTATGAGAGGTTTGATCCAGAGACGTTCCTGCAGAAGTTCTGTTCTGCAGAGGAGATTCATTTGGACAGAGAAGATGGCATTACCCGGTGGAAGCTGGCCCGGCTGCATGGAGCCTTCACTGAAGGTGAGGAGATGCATGAGACAAAGTAAATATCGGTCAAGATGAAACCCACTCTGACACTCTGAGTGTTAAAACCATTCAGATTCACGGCAGCCACTGGGCTTCGGTGCTGGTGACCACCGTCTGACCCGTCGTGCTTGTTTCCAGGTGATATGAGGGGCGAGCGGCTGCTGGACGTCGGCTCCGGTCCGACTCTGTACCAGGTGATGAGTGCCTGCGAGGTTTTCAACCAGGTGATCCTCACAGATTTCCTGGAGGCAAACAGACGGGAGTTGAGGCTCTGGCTCCAAAACGAAGGGGGCAGCAAAATGAACTGGACGCCCTTCCTGCAGCACGTCTGCAAGCTGGAGGGACGGCGGTAAGATCGGACTCTCCGGGCCAGCGCCAGTCGCTCTCTGGGAGGCGTAGCTCCAATGTCAAAACGTTCCAGCATAAATCCAAAACCACCTCCAACCGgttcagcaggaagcagccggaCCGCCCCCGGCTCCATGTTTGAGTTACTGTACAGTTTATTTAATGGTTTTGCCGATCGGTTTTAGGGGGTTCTGGATCTGGCTGGAATAATACTGCATCAATagataatttaatgtttttttgtctctgtattCTCGTCTCTGCCAGGCCTTCAGAATGGACAGACAAGGCAACCAAACTACGCCAGGTTGTGACGGACGTCCTCCCCATTGATGTGCACCGTCCTCATCCTCTGGGACCCGATGCCCCTGGGTCGCTTCCTTTCGCCCTGGCCGACTGTGTTACCTCCTGCTTCTGTCTGGAGGGTGCCAGTCCTGACCTGGGCGCCTTCAACAGAGCGCTGATCCACATCGTGAGCCTCCTGCGGCCCGGAGGCCACCTCCTGCTGATGGGTACCCTGGGAGAGACGTACTACCTTGCGGGTCCTGGAGCGATGATTCCGGTGGTGGCGCTGTCTGAGGCTAAGATCTGCAGTGCGTTGAAGGAGAGCGGCTGCTCCCTGATCAGGCTTGAGGTGTTCCAACGGCCATCGTACGAATCGAAGGAGCACAATGATTCAGAAGCCACATTTTTTCTGAAGGCAAGAAAGAATTAAAAAGTGAAGTTTAACCAAAGGCAAAAGCTTGTCAAGTCTTGGCCCATATATGACATGTTAATTATTCCCTGTAAAGCAAATAACGCATTAAAGTCACTGCATGAAGTTATTTTATGTCTTTATCTATCTTTTAGGACGGGCTTGGTGGTGCTGTAACTACTCTTGAATAAGACATTTATGTGGTTTTATAATTgttgaaaaacattttgacatgccaatatactttttttctaattcaataaatgaataatgcagcctcataggtatCATATAATTTGTATATAATCTAGATTATTGTTATCACGATCTAAGAAAATATTGGTGGAATAGGTAAAATACATCAGGATACTAAATGAAAATTATAATAATCGagtgtttaattatttaattgacACAACATAACATCTCTGCAACGACAAAAGGCCAACTCCAACTGCAACAATTATCcctttgaaataaatacaaatgtatcctgctttcaaaacaggtcGGTGTCATCATCAGACCTTaacaaggtcacagtcgataatacagtaatctcgagcaaagaagagattataCCTTAATTTTATACCTTAATAACTTaatttttgccttttttttgaAACTACAACAAATTCATCTTAATGGATTAAAGAACAATTACACACAAACGTCTGTTTTATTGTAAAGTATAAACAATGCAGATTTTTATTTAGTCAAATACAAAAGCACAGGAATAGAGTTCAGTGGCTCAGAACACGCAGGAAGCCCTCATTGGTCGAGCTCAGTTTCAGAAGCCCTCATTGGTCGACCTCTCGGTTTCAGAAGCCCTCATTGGTCGACCTCTCGGCATCAGGACGCACTCTGACTGTGGATGCAGCTGGGGCAGCAGTGCAGCGAGTCGTGGATGAAGACGTCGCACTCAAGGCAGAAAGCACTACGACATGATGGACAGCTGAATATCTGGAAACACACGAGTGGACATTTGCTGGAATAAGACACTTTCTAGAAAATGTTGTCAACTGGAAAGGTTATGGATGTAACTGCAAGGGTTAAAGCTAAGCTTCGTAGACTGTGACGCTGTCGGGCTCTCAGCTCCTGTGTGACCATCATGGAGGAAACATTCTGACTTGAAGCAGCAGCTTTTGTCTTGATATTTCCAAACATTACTTCATCGTTCACTTTGCGGCTGCTCGTGTATCCCACGTATGTCTCTCTTTAAAGCGCCTCCACCATATCATTTTTGTTACTCTTTACTAATGCTCTTATTCTGAATACAACTCAAACGTGTTGTATCTATCTGCGTGATTGATGTGAAACGGACTGGGACATGGTGGCAGGTGCTCTTTGCTCAAGCTGCAGAGCAAGAGACCAGATATCTGTGATCATTAGTCAATAAAGGTTTATTGTGAGGACAACTCAAATATTTTCTGGTCCTTTaccgaggaggacgagggacaACGTTGTCCTTTAAGAACTGAAGCAGTTTGAAATCTCTGCGCAGCCTGATGCATGCAtgaaatgaattgaatgaaAGTTCTTGGCGAAATGGAAATGGTTCTGACCCACGCTGTACTCACGcgcttctccttcagctccccTTGGCAAGCGTGACAGAATCTAAAACCCAATGACGACAGGTTTAGTTCTGCAACCAGGACACCACGCTTGTGTGCGACTGCACGAGTCACCTGTCTCCTTGAAGCTCCTCCACAGGACTCTCTACGAAGGGTTGGAGGGGGAAGAGATGGTGGAAGGACCTGGCGAGATGCGGGGCCAGCACCAGAGTCAGACCTGTGAGAGAACGGGTCACAAAGTCACGGACCTCAGGCATGGACTCGGTACCGAAACGGCATAGACGCTAAACGTATTCACGTTTCCTGTTCCGGCTCACGCGCCAGACGAGGACTTGAGGCGTGTGCTGAATACCATGCTCTCCCTTACTACCATCATGCATCTGGTTTCTGAAGCAGCAGTaacaccatggcaaccacatcatacatatatatatacacacgcaAGGAATAAAGAAACAATCTGGGAATATGaaagctagcattagcatctacGGATGGTTAGCAAACATGTTGAACTCAGCTACCTAACTTTACCTTCAAACGAACGACTGGACGGCTGTTTGCCGAGTACTTTAGCTAGTAtttgttcaaacacacacacacacacacagcagaaaggTCAGATCACACGTACCGCAGACTTTACACTCCACCGGGAGCTCAGTGTACTTGGAGTGGCACTGGGGACAAAAGTACCCCCCCAGAGTGAGACCTGGACCGCTGCTGCTGTCCAGATGGCTGGGAGGCACGGCAGGAGGGACATGGTGAGGGCGTGGCCTCCCCGGAGCACGCCGGCTGCTCACACGCGTGTTCTCGACTTACGACATGCTGAATGACGGCTTGGCGTCCCGGTCCGTGAGCGAGGTGAGGGTGTGCCGGGGGAAACCTGAGGGGACACAAGGTTCAAAGTGCAGAGACGCGTTTACAGTCTGAGGGATTGGAAGCTAAAAGAAGCTATTTGTTTACGCCGCCGCTGAGCTTTCTCAGGATGTTGGCatagaaacggggggggggggggtactgacCCATCCGTATCAGCGAACACTCGGCTGAGGAACTGGCTAGGGGAGGCTTGATGTGCAGCATCAGCAGGTCCTTAAAGTGACCCTCATCCAGGATGACATGGTACGAGCCGCCAGTCTCCCTGGTCAGCACCGTGCACACCCGGACCTCCGCCGACAGGCCGATCACCGACACCCGCACCTTCAGAGACGTGAGGGTCTGGCAGAGGAGAGACACCGTCTACACCAAGCTGGGATCAAGCACCGGGTGCGCACCTTCAGCCGGGCGGGACTCGAACCTTTATCAGCTCGCAGATGTTGGCGGGGTCACACGTGGTGAGGCTGCTGAGGACGATCAGGATCTCTCGGCTCGCATGTCCAGGCACGTGCCTTCACACGGGGGCAGACGGGTGACGTTCAGCAGCACCACAGAGAGCACGGAAGAGCGCAGGACGTACTTGAGCGTCTGCACGGCCAGGCTGAGGGAGTTGTACACGGACGGCTCGCCCCCACACACAGTCCCCACGAGCTTCTTCAGAGCAGCGATGTGCTTCTTTGgatttcctggggggggggtaaacaagACACTCACATCAGACCAGTGTCAGATTCCACAAGACTAGAAGAGGCTCCAACACTGAAGAGCGTTTAATGCACGAGTGGTCGAGGTCGGATCGTCGGCTACGGAAACTGGCCGGGAGAGGAGTGTTATCGGCAGGATATAGTCGGCCTCACCTCGACGGAGTGTCAGCTCGAGCGTGAAGGAGACACTCAAGTgttttatatacaatatatatatatatatatatatgtagagaGAAGGTAGTAACCTTCAACTTAGAACGAGGATGTACGGCATTTAAGAAAACTGAAGGGTGGAGCTTAACTTCACCAGCTGAGAGATCCTCACCTGCCAGGTCAGTGAGCTTCTCAGCCCTTTTATTCTTCGTGATGATGATGCCCACCTGAGGACAGGAAGAGACGATGCAACGCCGTAGTGTGATACAAGTGGAGGCCTTCCTCTCACCCACTGACCGGTAGCATAGCCTCTATTAGCCCAGGCTAATGATACATGTCCCAGAATGCCTCCCGATTCCACCATGCATGAACAGAAGACAGCGACCCACCCAGCGTCAGTCTATCCATGAAAGCTTTACGGAGCATTTGGCTGTTTTTGAATTTGTTTACAAGTAACATGAACTCTGCAGCTAAATCTCTAACTTTAGCCACAAGTCGTGCTAACGCCGGCTGGACAATTGAAAGTGGAAATCAAGTCTCAAAAACTCTCGCTGGCAACAACGTACCTGACTGATGGGGTTCTGGTCAAAATATTCATCCACAAATGTTTCCATcagctgaggagaggagaggagagaggaagttgctgtgcagccaatcacagcgcatCTCTGCCGTTGGACCGTGCGACGGGTCCGCAAGAGGATTTACCTTCAGAGTCGAGGTGAGGCGGTTTGGCTTCAAGTCCTGGTCCTCCATGCTTCTGGAACAGTCGATCACCACATAGAGGTGACGCATCTGTAGCGCAGAACGCTTCTCATTAGCCTTCTACAGCACCTAATGCTAGGATATTAGTCAGTGGATTAAGCAGCCTAATGCTAGGCTACTAGTCAGTGGATTAAGCAGCCTAATGCTAGGCTACTAGTCAGTGGATTAAGCAGCCTAATGCTAGGCTACTAGTGAGTGGATTAAGCAGCATAATGCTAGGCTACTAGTGAGTGGATTAAGCAGCCTAATGCTAGGCTACTAGTGAGTGGATTAAGCAGCATAATGCTAGGCTACTAGTGAGTGGATTAAGCAGCCTAATGCTAGGCTACTAGTGAGTGGATTAAGCAGCATAACGCTAGGCTACTAGTGAGTGGATTAAGCAGCCTAATGCTAGGCTACTAGTGAGTGGATTAAGCAGCATAATGCTAGGCTACTAGTGAGTGGATTAAGCAGCCTAATGCTAGGCTACTAGTGAGTGGATTAAGCAGCATAATGCTAGGCTACTAGTGAGTGGATTAAGCAGCCTAATGCTAGGCTACTAGTGAGTGGATTAAGCAGCATAATGCTAGGCTACTAGTGAGTGGATTAAGCAGCATAATGCTAGGCTACTACTGAGTGGATTAAGCAGCCTAATGCTAGGCTACTAGTGAGTGGATTAAGCAGCATAATGCTAGGCTACTAGTGAGTGGATTAAGCAGCATAATGCTAGGCTACTACTGAGTGGATTAAGCAGCCTAATGCTAGGCTACTAGTGAGTGGATTAAGCAGCCTAATGCTAGGCTACTAGTGAGTGGATTAAGCAGCCTAATGCTAGGCTACTAGTGAGTGGATTAATGGTGCCGTTAGGTGGAGTTGGTCGTCTTAAGTCTCCAGTTTAAAGTCTTTCTAGACCCGATTCCATAAAGAATCTGGACCACATTGATGGTGCATCATTGTCGCGCCAATGAACATTAGAATGTatgcagaaaacaaaagcaggcaGGTTTCAGGGACCGGCAGGTTTCAGGGAACGGCAGGTTTCAGGGACCGGCAGGATTCTGGGACCGGCAGGATTCAGGGAACGGCAGGATTCAGGGACCGGCAGGTTTCAGGGACCGGCAGGATTCTGGGACCGGCAGGATTCTGGGACCGGCAGGATTCTGGGACCGGCAGGATTCAGGGAACGGCAGGATTCTGGGACCGGCAGGATTCAGGGAACGGCAGGTTTCAGGGACCGGAGGGTTTCAGGGACCGGCAGGTTTCAGGGAACGGCAGGTTTCAGGGACCGGCAGGATTCAGGGAACGGCAGGATTCAGGGAACGGCAGGATTCAGGGAACGGCAGGATTCTGGGACCGGCAGGATTCTGGGACCGGCAGGATTCAGGGAACGGCAGGATTCTGGGACCGGCAGGATTCAGGGAACGGCAGGTTTCAGGGACCGGCAGGATTCTGGGAACGGCAGGTTTCTGGGACCGGCAGGTTTCAGGGAACGGCAGGTTTCTGGGAccctcctccagggggcagccACAGACTGagtctgtttttgttctttgtccTAGTATCAAAGGGGCCGGTCTCTGTCTCCAGGTTCAGGGTTCagggtctccccccccccccacaagtcAGCGGTTTGTAGGGCACTTCAGTACCATGATGTCTCACGACATTTGGATTAACAGTGAGACAAGAGACCAAAAAAACAGTTGCATTTCTTATGCTAATGACTTAATCTGAAGTGTCTGTAAACGTATCAAAGTATTATTGGTCAGGGTTAGCCGTGGAGTTAGCGCTACGTAACGTAGCATCTGTCCTGTAGGAGGACACCGAAGTGGGAACTCACCATCCCAAGCCGCACTTGTCCTGGACTCTCTCTGACCCTACGAGATAAACAAGGAGCTAAATGAGACAACACAGATGCTACAGATGAGAATAACTCTCATCGTGAAGAAGAACCGAACGTTTTCATTCACTCGTTCTCATGCACGCACCTTCTGCTCTTGGACTGGAACAGGATCTCCTCCACCGTCGCTTTGAGGGAACCGGATTCATCCTCCTTCAGAACCTCCCTGGAGGAGAACCCGTCTTATCGAATGTCAACCACGAGCATCTCACGCTGTGCTGCAGCCTTACCAAGTCCTTTCGTAGCCCCCTTCCCAGCGCTTGGCCCTCTCTGGTTCTTCATCCATTGCGTGCGACACTGCTCCAACGAACCTGACAGCCAATGAACTGGGCAGTAGCAGCTCCACGTTATTGTTTATTGTCCAAGGAGGTGATAACGGAGATACTGAATAAATCAGAAGACACGACGAGTCAAAACATCCCATTATAATATCCTAGATATGTCTGGTTTCAGCGCTGATCGATCCTTACTCATGCTAAACAATTCCAGTAGCATTGCAGCCTCATAGCTAGCGTAGCTAGCACGCTTAgcttagcaggagctagcgtagcacagcaACCCCGGATAAAAGCaaagggttgcggcaggaaaaacaaaacttggCCAAAATTGTAAGTTCAAACAATCTTTCAGTTTGAAGTGACGGGTgagttgctgtggcaacccctgacgggacaagccgaaagcagacgaagaagaagcagaaggctGCTCCAGAATAGCACGGATACGTTAGCCGTGTTGCTAGTAGCCGGTGTAAACAGCTGTTAACTATTTAAACAGAAACCAGATGTTAAGCAGGACAACATTCTGTTTATATGCGTTTGAAGTGTGACTTAAATATTACCAtatgtaaattaaatattcaCTTTACATACGTACCGGTGTAGCGCAGCGTTCGCTGGTGCAACGTTCGATAGGGTCCGACAAGAAACACGATTTCCTAGATGATGTCCGCTTGCTTAGGTTCGGTTTGATCTGAGCGCTCAGCGATCATCGACGCTCCGGCAGCAACATTTACAGTGGAGCTGGTTTCTGAAGGAAAcctaatttattttaatgtagaaTAATACGATTATTATCCTGTAAATCAACAAACGAGGTCAAGATGAGATTTCAAACAGTGACAAGACAAGCTCATTACTATCCTGACatttttattgaaatattaAGCCTGCTTTAAAACGTATACTATATAACAAATATAGGTCTACTTATTAAACACTAAAATATACACAGCTCATGAATCCGAATCATTTCTCCCATCATTGGAACGTACGAGGGGAAAAGTTGttcatttgcttttaaataacaagacaataataataatgaaagaaaTACATGACAGTTTAAGTCAGATGAACGTCACAGGTTCAATCACAGGGATCCGAGCCATCGTTAATCAATTACATTTCGGCTTTTCTTAAATCCACCTCAAGAAAAGGTTTGTAATAAAATCTGACAATTCATTAAGAAAAAAAgtctcattaaaaaaatcaactaAAATACAAATCATAAAAAGTACAGAAAAACATtcttaaaaatatattgcatAGTTTTTAAAGGATTAAAAATAACCTTGACAACAGTCATGATGCCAAGCAGATGCCTTCCTAAACCAGCAGCACCCGCGTTGTAGAATTATGATAGTTGTTTGATTAGAAAACACTTCACAGCTCACACTTTGTAATTTCAGCAGACGTATAATAAATTTGCCACACCTCGATAGTTCTAAATGAAACTCGGAGGCTGAAGAATTGACCAAATACAGTGAGGCGGGATATCGCAGACGCGTCTCTGCCCCGGCAGGAGGTCCAAAGGCGACAGGTCATGGTCTGCGGTCGTAGTCGCTGATCATCTTCTTGATATGCGACAGTTTTGACCGGAGATATTTACACCTCTTCTTTTTGATCTCGTAGTTTGGGGACTGTAGATGATAATATGATgatttatgtttaaaaaaaaaagtcattaaaaaaatgattattGGAACAAGCAGTGTTAGAACTCACTGTCCATCACTCACCTTCTTCAGATTCTTCAATTTGGTGTATTCATCCATGGCATCCTGAGAGAAAAGAGATGCCAATGAATAATGTGAGGAAAGCCCCGCCCCAGATTTACACGCAGACTGAATGTCTTAAATACTAAAACACGGTTCCTCCAAGGACCCATATACCCCAACGAAAGGACAACATGCTGGTTTCAGACACGCTCTGCAAAGGGGACACTTGCCGTCCTCACAAACAAGCACACTCACCAGGAACTGAGGGCTGCCAGCAGGGTGTCGGTCCAGCGCTCGGTCCAGGTCTGCCAGGTCCCGGTTTAGGCTGTCCAGGTCGGCCTGCAGGCTCTTGTACTCCTGGTGATCCCGCTCAAATTCCCGTTTGTAGTTGAGACGTTCTTGCTCATCCACAATCGAAGGAAACATACTGCAGACAAAAATATAATGGCATTCATTATTACCTCCAGGAGGAGGTTCTGCTTTCAACAGCGTTTGtgtgttagcaggattatggaaaaactgctggatggatctggatttttttaaatctgaagatgggtgtTGGTCCaacttggatcccattaaattttgagtgtgatccagatacctgtctggattttTTCAAAaagtctggataaaaaaaaaataaaaaaaaataaaaacatctcgTAAAATATGCAgttcactcagcaaaaatcagtcataaaggggtccgatatgaaccatcgtgaaagatgtcttctggatctggtccagaatgaggtcaggaacaaaataattaaattttaaaattaaaacccatttatggattaaaaaatcatttaaaaacgcacatcaactctgattcactttgacttctcatggttggtgtataaagacaccaagaacaatctagaaacttctggtgctgatccagatcaacatgtgggtCCAGGAATGTTTAAAATGCGTGCATTTTAATATAtcattaccgccgccgaggaggttatgatTAACCACTGAAAATATGTCTACGAGAATCCAAATGTACGTTTTATTGTGattgaatctaaaaataaaatcataattgGTGTTTTTCCAATCAAGATCGGCTTGGCGGTATTTTTCTCGTTCATCTTAACACATTCCATCGGCTGCAGATCAAACCCATTTCTGATTAGCATCGTTCCCATAACCCTCATTCACTTACACGCTgaagtcctcctcctccaggtcatCTCCCGACTCCACCCCGGGGTCATAGTCCTTCATCTTGGCCTTCAGCCCCCCCAAAGAGCTGCTGATATCCGAGTCTCTGTAAATGGTACGAGTGATGTCAACAGCCACgtcaacaaataaaatgtactgCTCCGATTATCGCCCGTCGCCTCCTGAAATGAAGTCCCTCGTCCATCTATGTTGGAAAGAATGACGGGAACTTTGTCTACTCGCCATGCTAAcaccgctgctaagctagccaACAGTTTCGCGGTGCCGCTTCGTTCGAGCAGGTATAACtacgttatatatatatacacctaTCTGTCCCTGTGATAAACTGGGAGACGTCGTTAAACAATGACCGAGACAGGACTTACCCTGGCAGGTAAACGGGTGTGTTGTGATCCAGAAAGTCTCTGGGCCCCCCAACATAAGGATTAGGGTCGTTCAGCATCACCTCTGGCTCTCCAGACACATTTTTCACCTGAAGACAGAGCCAGAGTCAGACAGGAAATACACGACTGTGAT
This genomic interval carries:
- the LOC137918172 gene encoding phenylethanolamine N-methyltransferase-like produces the protein MEGATTENSVAAMAACYERFDPETFLQKFCSAEEIHLDREDGITRWKLARLHGAFTEGDMRGERLLDVGSGPTLYQVMSACEVFNQVILTDFLEANRRELRLWLQNEGGSKMNWTPFLQHVCKLEGRRPSEWTDKATKLRQVVTDVLPIDVHRPHPLGPDAPGSLPFALADCVTSCFCLEGASPDLGAFNRALIHIVSLLRPGGHLLLMGTLGETYYLAGPGAMIPVVALSEAKICSALKESGCSLIRLEVFQRPSYESKEHNDSEATFFLKARKN
- the gtf2h2 gene encoding general transcription factor IIH subunit 2 — protein: MDEEPERAKRWEGGYERTWEVLKEDESGSLKATVEEILFQSKSRRVRESPGQVRLGMMRHLYVVIDCSRSMEDQDLKPNRLTSTLKLMETFVDEYFDQNPISQVGIIITKNKRAEKLTDLAGNPKKHIAALKKLVGTVCGGEPSVYNSLSLAVQTLKHVPGHASREILIVLSSLTTCDPANICELIKTLTSLKVRVSVIGLSAEVRVCTVLTRETGGSYHVILDEGHFKDLLMLHIKPPLASSSAECSLIRMGFPRHTLTSLTDRDAKPSFSMSHLDSSSGPGLTLGGYFCPQCHSKYTELPVECKVCGLTLVLAPHLARSFHHLFPLQPFVESPVEELQGDRFCHACQGELKEKRIFSCPSCRSAFCLECDVFIHDSLHCCPSCIHSQSAS